In Salvelinus alpinus chromosome 22, SLU_Salpinus.1, whole genome shotgun sequence, one genomic interval encodes:
- the LOC139549099 gene encoding 5'-3' exonuclease PLD3-like has translation MISDIPYEKMCDVESRREESCRKGQMYYRCLLGLTAVATLLLAALFLQTLLLPVVNSSPNKPGFKLPLPLTDTCTDPCKIVLLESIPEGLEFNSSVTNPSIYQAWLNLISEARSSVDIASFYWTLTNKDTGTHEPTANQGEDVLNRLVQVSRKLSVRIAVNTPTESQPQEDINLLKSSGADVRAVNMRNLTTGVLHTKFWVVDNKHIYIGSANMDWRSLTQVKELGAVVYNCSCLAADLGKIFEAYWYLGQKDTPIPSPWPSSFNTPYNKDTPLQLPLNGTASSVYLSSSPPSFCAAGRTRDLQSILSVMEDAREFVYIAVMNYLPTMEFSQPKRYWAEIDTQIRRVAYEKRVKVRLLISCWASTSPVMIPFLKALDSMQEPKAKLDVQVKLFIVPANPKQKEIPFARVNHNKYMVTDKVAYIGTSNWSGDYFVNTAGSALVVNQTAAQSVEPTVQAQLQAVFERDWDSAYSTPIHQHADLKMVC, from the exons ATGATTTCTGATATTCCCTACGAGAAG ATGTGTGATGTGGAGTCGAGGAGAGAAGAGTCCTGCAGGAAAGGACAGATG TATTATAGGTGTCTGCTGGGTCTCACTGCGGTGGCCACTCTGCTATTGGCTGCCCTGTTCCTCCAGACCCTGCTGCTTCCCGTGGTTAACTCCTCCCCAAACAAGCCCGGCTTCAAGCTCCCACTTCCTCTCACTGACACCTGCACCGACCCCTGCAA AATCGTTCTGTTGGAGAGCATCCCAGAGGGGTTAGAGTTCAACTCTAGTGTCACCAACCCATCCATCTACCAGGCTTGGCTCAACCTGATTAGTGAGGCTCGCAGTAGCGTGGACATTGCGTCTTTCTATTGGACGCTCACCAACAAAGATACAGGCACTCACGAGCCAACAGCGAATCAG GGTGAGGATGTCCTGAATAGACTAGTTCAGGTGTCTCGGAAGCTCTCTGTCCGCATTGCTGTAAATACACCAACAGAGTCCCAACCTCAGGAAGACATCAATCTCTTAAAAAGTTCTG GTGCTGATGTAAGAGCCGTGAACATGCGGAATTTGACCACTGGAGTACTTCACACAAAGTTCTGGGTGGTAGACAACAAGCACATTTATATTGGCAGTGCCAACATGGACTGGAGGTCGCTTACCCAG GTGAAGGAGCTGGGGGCTGTGgtgtacaactgcagctgcttgGCTGCAGACCTGGGGAAGATCTTCGAGGCCTACTGGTACCTTGGGCAAAAAGACACACCCATCCCGTCTCCTTGGCCCAGCAGTTTCAACACTCCTTACAATAAGGACACGCCCCTGCAGCTGCCACTCAACGGCACAGCCTCCAGCGTGTATCTGTCG AGCTCTCCACCATCTTTCTGTGCTGCCGGGAGGACCAGAGACCTGCAGTCTATTCTCAGTGTGATGGAGGACGCACGGGAGTTTGTCTACATCGCTGTCATGAACTACCTGCCCACCATGGAGTTTTCACAACCCAAACG TTACTGGGCAGAAATTGACACTCAGATCAGACGTGTGGCATACGAGAAGCGGGTGAAGGTGCGCCTGCTCATCAGCTGTTGGGCGAGCACTTCGCCTGTCATGATCCCCTTCCTGAAAGCCTTGGATTCAATGCAGGAACCCAAGGCCAAGCTGGATGTCCAGGTG AAACTCTTTATTGTGCCAGCCAATCCAAAGCAGAAAGAAATCCCCTTTGCCAGAGTCAACCACAACAAGTACATGGTGACAGACAAGGTTGCCTACATAG GTACCTCTAACTGGTCTGGAGACTATTTTGTGAACACTGCTGGATCGGCTTTGGTGGTGAACCAAACGGCTGCCCAGTCAGTGGAGCCTACGGTCCAGGCACAACTACAGGCCGTGTTCGAAAGGGACTGGGACTCCGCCTACAGCACCCCAATCCACCAGCACGCCGACCTCAAAATGGTGTGTTAA